A DNA window from Drosophila virilis strain 15010-1051.87 chromosome 4, Dvir_AGI_RSII-ME, whole genome shotgun sequence contains the following coding sequences:
- the Lrch gene encoding leucine-rich repeat and calponin homology domain-containing protein isoform X1: MAATVYKRLHSASIGGGGVGSSLIASTTSPGTMGGSSPMLGHSQLTRSLERILEEAHLSGELILTNRKLKDFPKTGTKYSLTDTVIADLSRNRFCELPEEITTFAFLETLMLYHNAIRSIPESVKQLSSLTYLDLRSNQLGSLPREICFLPLQVLLVSHNRLAALPDELGRLDQTLTDLDASYNQLAALPVRLGELRTLRSLSLRSNQLLYLPREVTCLSLVSLDVSNNRIASLPQEIRHMSTLVELQLENNPLTSPPASLCMRGLVHVFKFLETQATKEEKGARAGGNYDGYTTLRRAPRHNSSGNMLETTTSQRHAGRHQIDSGYSTSDGLDKRWSHDAPGKSKTDSPLHCATLPRTLPSAGSGQPQSQQQQLSADLMDASLTSSTSTIVDESLTLSAGVSPMASPCKRSTSSATEHISYVHSNSSSNGSSPDQDDDLMLDHQERSVNGSNGKLNKSLSNIQTYKEYKDALKQQRNQEISSVYKQRHPNANSSPNEEELPRLSNGQSATATATLPKSIMKQPSSNGHNGNGNGIDDVVIPKKPIQKVIPSRNTELMSSLALKSSPPTSSIDPNEANCAGYVKPHSPMKNGLGVLTNSNSNSNNNGCTAKFSTSNGGATGSSTGLVKSPVSATSKLGNVKTHRSVTWNHDIPAEKLSFTMRREFDRQREETELMSQLRSIIETRLKMTLPEDIASALTDGVILCHLANYVRPRSVASIHVPSPGVNKLSMARCRRNVDNFLEACRRIGVDEELICSCADVVPQQQSEHPRADDDYDADVYVADKDNSNSCSGSSSSSSNNNNIDTNAGRKRWQVPNAVALLRTVAALIALDANPHHQHMRYLQQQEELQLKLQQLQQHQEQLTAHNSCTKQPVQMLQQQKQQQQQLDNVLYENCEFGNGKEAHMSDDATATCMLYEPLQQQQQQQQQLGAMGQLLRTAKLKTYEKIKHNLLSAHGQHSFQLNNNNRTLQTIIESEHDVAAAGPAGHYHLIDEKQQQQLREQQKEEKEKEQPTVKPLAKRIEFFEQQPKLEVFSIYRIDEPQLQQAPHKLEQLKQHEAGPLLLKHDSHTLTIILSCVFIATFLWLVFFPLPESNLLRCRCARGQRCRPGVHHGG; this comes from the exons ATCTGTCTCGAAATAGATTCTGTGAGCTGCCCGAGGAGATCACAACGTTTGCGTTTCTGGAGACGCTGATGCTCTACCACAATGCGATACGCAGCATACCGGAATCCGTGAAACAGCTCTCCTCGCTGACGTATCTGGATCTGCGCAGCAATCAGCTGGGCTCACTGCCGCGTGAGATCTGCTTCCTGCCGCTGCAAGTGCTCCTGGTCTCCCACAATCGGCTGGCCGCGTTGCCCGACGAGCTGGGCCGCTTGGATCAGACGCTGACCGATCTGGATGCCTCCTACAATCAGCTGGCCGCGCTGCCCGTTCGTCTCGGCGAGCTGCGCACCCTGCGCTCCCTTTCGCTGCGCAGCAACCAGTTGCTGTATCTGCCGCGCGAGGTCACCTGCCTGAGCCTCGTCTCGCTAGACGTGAGCAACAATCGTATCGCCAGCCTGCCCCAGGAGATACGACACATGAGCACATTGGTGGAACTGCAGCTGGAGAATAATCCACTCACCTCGCCGCCGGCAAGC CTCTGTATGCGCGGCCTGGTGCACGTGTTCAAGTTTCTGGAGACGCAGGCGACCAAGGAGGAGAAGGGTGCTCGAGCAGGCGGCAATTATGATGGGTACACGACGCTGCGACGTGCACCGCGTCACAATTCCAGCGGCAACATGTTGGAAACGACGACCAGCCAACGGCATGCCGGACGCCATCAGATCGACTCCGGCTACAGCACCAGCGATGGGCTGGACAAGCGCTGGTCCCACGATGCGCCCGGCAAGTCCAAGACGGACTCGCCGCTACACTGTGCGACGCTGCCGCGCACGCTGCCCTCTGCGGGCAGCGGTCAGccacagtcgcagcagcagcagctaagcgCGGATCTGATGGATGCATCGCTTACCTCCAGCACCAGCACGATTGTGGACGAGAGTCTGACGCTGAGTGCGGGCGTTTCGCCCATGGCCTCGCCCTGCAAGCGATCCACTTCGTCCGCTACGGAGCACATCAGCTATGTGCACTCGAACAGCTCCAGCAATGGCTCGTCGCCGGACCAGGACGATGATCTGATGCTGGACCATCAGGAGCGCAGCGTAAACGGCAGCAATGGCAAGCTGAACAAAAGTCTCAGCAACATACAGACCTACAA GGAGTACAAGGACGCGCTGAAGCAACAGCGCAATCAGGAGATTAGCAGCGTCTACAAGCAGAGGCATCCCAATGCCAATTCCAGTCCCAACGAGGAGGAGCTGCCGCGCCTATCCAACGGCCAATCGGCCACGGCCACCGCCACGCTGCCAAAGTCCATCATGAAACAGCCCAGCAGCAACGGCCACAACGGCAACGGGAATGGCATTGACGATGTTGTGATACCAAAGAAACCCATACAGAAGGTGATTCCATCACGCAACACAGAGCTGATGTCATCGCTGGCATTGAAGTCGTCGCCCCCAACCTCATCCATAGACCCAAATGAGGCCAATTGTGCGGGCTATGTGAAGCCCCACAGTCCCATGAAGAATGGCCTTGGAGTGctcaccaacagcaacagcaacagtaacaacaacggCTGCACCGCCAAATTTAGCACTTCCAATGGTGGTGCCACCGGCAGCTCCACCGGGCTGGTTAAGTCGCCCGTGAGCGCCACTAGCAAACTGGGCAATGTGAAGACGCATCGCAGTGTTACTTGGAATCATGATATACCTGCCGAGAAGCTGAGCTTCACCATGCGACGCGAGTTCGATCGTCAGCGCGAGGAGACGGAGCTCATGTCCCAGCTGCGTAGC aTCATTGAAACACGCCTGAAGATGACGCTCCCTGAGGATATCGCATCGGCACTCACAGACGGCGTCATACTCTGCCATTTGGCCAACTATGTGCGTCCGCGGTCTGTGGCCAGCATCCATGTGCCGTCGCCCGGTGTG AACAAATTGTCAATGGCGCGCTGTCGACGCAATGTGGACAACTTCTTGGAGGCCTGTCGTCGCATTGGCGTGGATGAG GAGTTGATTTGCTCCTGTGCAGATGTTGTGCCACAGCAACAAAGCGAACATCCACGCGCGGATGACGACTATGACGCTGATGTGTATGTCGCTGATaaagacaacagcaacagttgcagcggcagcagcagcagcagcagcaacaacaataacattgaTACAAATGCTGGCCGCAAGCGCTGGCAAGTGCCAAACGCAGTCGCCCTGCTGCGCACTGTGGCCGCTTTGATTGCCCTGGATGCGAATCCACATCATCAGCATATGCGCTACCTGCAACAGCAGGAAGAGTTGCAGctgaagctgcagcagctgcaacagcatcaAGAGCAATTAACTGCACATAACTCCTGCACCAAACAGCCAGTACAGatgttgcagcaacaaaaacaacaacaacagcagctagaTAATGTATTATATGAGAATTGTGAGTTTGGGAATGGCAAGGAAGCGCATATGTCTGAtgatgcaacagcaacatgcaTGCTCTACGagccactgcagcagcagcagcagcagcagcagcaactgggtGCAATGGGTCAGCTGCTGCGCACGGCCAAGCTGAAGACCTACGAGAAGATCAAGCACAATCTGTTGAGCGCACACGGCCAGCACAGTTTTcaattgaacaacaacaatcgcacGCTGCAAACGATAATCGAAAGCGAACACGATGTAGCCGCCGCTGGACCGGCTGGTCACTATCATCTAATCGAcgagaagcaacagcagcagctacggGAGCAGCAGAAGGAGGAGAAGGAAAAGGAACAACCGACAGTTAAGCCGCTCGCCAAGCGAATTGAGTTCTTCGAGCAGCAGCCCAAACTGGAGGTCTTTAGCATCTATCGCATAGAtgagccgcagctgcagcaggcgcCGCACAAGCTGGAGCAGCTGAAGCAACACGAAGCTGGCCCTTTGTTGCTCAAGCACGACTCCCACACGCTGACGATCATCCTGTCGTGCGTGTTCATAGCCACATTCCTGTGGCTGGTCTTCTTTCCGTTGCCCG AATCTAATTTGCTGCGCTGCCGATGTGCTCGAGGGCAAAGGTGCCGTCCAGGTGTCCATCACGGTGGGTGA
- the Lrch gene encoding leucine-rich repeat and calponin homology domain-containing protein isoform X4 — protein MAATVYKRLHSASIGGGGVGSSLIASTTSPGTMGGSSPMLGHSQLTRSLERILEEAHLSGELILTNRKLKDFPKTGTKYSLTDTVIADLSRNRFCELPEEITTFAFLETLMLYHNAIRSIPESVKQLSSLTYLDLRSNQLGSLPREICFLPLQVLLVSHNRLAALPDELGRLDQTLTDLDASYNQLAALPVRLGELRTLRSLSLRSNQLLYLPREVTCLSLVSLDVSNNRIASLPQEIRHMSTLVELQLENNPLTSPPASLCMRGLVHVFKFLETQATKEEKGARAGGNYDGYTTLRRAPRHNSSGNMLETTTSQRHAGRHQIDSGYSTSDGLDKRWSHDAPGKSKTDSPLHCATLPRTLPSAGSGQPQSQQQQLSADLMDASLTSSTSTIVDESLTLSAGVSPMASPCKRSTSSATEHISYVHSNSSSNGSSPDQDDDLMLDHQERSVNGSNGKLNKSLSNIQTYKEYKDALKQQRNQEISSVYKQRHPNANSSPNEEELPRLSNGQSATATATLPKSIMKQPSSNGHNGNGNGIDDVVIPKKPIQKVIPSRNTELMSSLALKSSPPTSSIDPNEANCAGYVKPHSPMKNGLGVLTNSNSNSNNNGCTAKFSTSNGGATGSSTGLVKSPVSATSKLGNVKTHRSVTWNHDIPAEKLSFTMRREFDRQREETELMSQLRSIIETRLKMTLPEDIASALTDGVILCHLANYVRPRSVASIHVPSPGVNKLSMARCRRNVDNFLEACRRIGVDEELICSCADVVPQQQSEHPRADDDYDADVYVADKDNSNSCSGSSSSSSNNNNIDTNAGRKRWQVPNAVALLRTVAALIALDANPHHQHMRYLQQQEELQLKLQQLQQHQEQLTAHNSCTKQPVQMLQQQKQQQQQLDNVLYENCEFGNGKEAHMSDDATATCMLYEPLQQQQQQQQQLGAMGQLLRTAKLKTYEKIKHNLLSAHGQHSFQLNNNNRTLQTIIESEHDVAAAGPAGHYHLIDEKQQQQLREQQKEEKEKEQPTVKPLAKRIEFFEQQPKLEVFSIYRIDEPQLQQAPHKLEQLKQHEAGPLLLKHDSHTLTIILSCVFIATFLWLNLICCAADVLEGKGAVQVSITVGELFRLHGSGLVCGGSGSSSGAATPTKSPTRTTRATLSPTPLV, from the exons ATCTGTCTCGAAATAGATTCTGTGAGCTGCCCGAGGAGATCACAACGTTTGCGTTTCTGGAGACGCTGATGCTCTACCACAATGCGATACGCAGCATACCGGAATCCGTGAAACAGCTCTCCTCGCTGACGTATCTGGATCTGCGCAGCAATCAGCTGGGCTCACTGCCGCGTGAGATCTGCTTCCTGCCGCTGCAAGTGCTCCTGGTCTCCCACAATCGGCTGGCCGCGTTGCCCGACGAGCTGGGCCGCTTGGATCAGACGCTGACCGATCTGGATGCCTCCTACAATCAGCTGGCCGCGCTGCCCGTTCGTCTCGGCGAGCTGCGCACCCTGCGCTCCCTTTCGCTGCGCAGCAACCAGTTGCTGTATCTGCCGCGCGAGGTCACCTGCCTGAGCCTCGTCTCGCTAGACGTGAGCAACAATCGTATCGCCAGCCTGCCCCAGGAGATACGACACATGAGCACATTGGTGGAACTGCAGCTGGAGAATAATCCACTCACCTCGCCGCCGGCAAGC CTCTGTATGCGCGGCCTGGTGCACGTGTTCAAGTTTCTGGAGACGCAGGCGACCAAGGAGGAGAAGGGTGCTCGAGCAGGCGGCAATTATGATGGGTACACGACGCTGCGACGTGCACCGCGTCACAATTCCAGCGGCAACATGTTGGAAACGACGACCAGCCAACGGCATGCCGGACGCCATCAGATCGACTCCGGCTACAGCACCAGCGATGGGCTGGACAAGCGCTGGTCCCACGATGCGCCCGGCAAGTCCAAGACGGACTCGCCGCTACACTGTGCGACGCTGCCGCGCACGCTGCCCTCTGCGGGCAGCGGTCAGccacagtcgcagcagcagcagctaagcgCGGATCTGATGGATGCATCGCTTACCTCCAGCACCAGCACGATTGTGGACGAGAGTCTGACGCTGAGTGCGGGCGTTTCGCCCATGGCCTCGCCCTGCAAGCGATCCACTTCGTCCGCTACGGAGCACATCAGCTATGTGCACTCGAACAGCTCCAGCAATGGCTCGTCGCCGGACCAGGACGATGATCTGATGCTGGACCATCAGGAGCGCAGCGTAAACGGCAGCAATGGCAAGCTGAACAAAAGTCTCAGCAACATACAGACCTACAA GGAGTACAAGGACGCGCTGAAGCAACAGCGCAATCAGGAGATTAGCAGCGTCTACAAGCAGAGGCATCCCAATGCCAATTCCAGTCCCAACGAGGAGGAGCTGCCGCGCCTATCCAACGGCCAATCGGCCACGGCCACCGCCACGCTGCCAAAGTCCATCATGAAACAGCCCAGCAGCAACGGCCACAACGGCAACGGGAATGGCATTGACGATGTTGTGATACCAAAGAAACCCATACAGAAGGTGATTCCATCACGCAACACAGAGCTGATGTCATCGCTGGCATTGAAGTCGTCGCCCCCAACCTCATCCATAGACCCAAATGAGGCCAATTGTGCGGGCTATGTGAAGCCCCACAGTCCCATGAAGAATGGCCTTGGAGTGctcaccaacagcaacagcaacagtaacaacaacggCTGCACCGCCAAATTTAGCACTTCCAATGGTGGTGCCACCGGCAGCTCCACCGGGCTGGTTAAGTCGCCCGTGAGCGCCACTAGCAAACTGGGCAATGTGAAGACGCATCGCAGTGTTACTTGGAATCATGATATACCTGCCGAGAAGCTGAGCTTCACCATGCGACGCGAGTTCGATCGTCAGCGCGAGGAGACGGAGCTCATGTCCCAGCTGCGTAGC aTCATTGAAACACGCCTGAAGATGACGCTCCCTGAGGATATCGCATCGGCACTCACAGACGGCGTCATACTCTGCCATTTGGCCAACTATGTGCGTCCGCGGTCTGTGGCCAGCATCCATGTGCCGTCGCCCGGTGTG AACAAATTGTCAATGGCGCGCTGTCGACGCAATGTGGACAACTTCTTGGAGGCCTGTCGTCGCATTGGCGTGGATGAG GAGTTGATTTGCTCCTGTGCAGATGTTGTGCCACAGCAACAAAGCGAACATCCACGCGCGGATGACGACTATGACGCTGATGTGTATGTCGCTGATaaagacaacagcaacagttgcagcggcagcagcagcagcagcagcaacaacaataacattgaTACAAATGCTGGCCGCAAGCGCTGGCAAGTGCCAAACGCAGTCGCCCTGCTGCGCACTGTGGCCGCTTTGATTGCCCTGGATGCGAATCCACATCATCAGCATATGCGCTACCTGCAACAGCAGGAAGAGTTGCAGctgaagctgcagcagctgcaacagcatcaAGAGCAATTAACTGCACATAACTCCTGCACCAAACAGCCAGTACAGatgttgcagcaacaaaaacaacaacaacagcagctagaTAATGTATTATATGAGAATTGTGAGTTTGGGAATGGCAAGGAAGCGCATATGTCTGAtgatgcaacagcaacatgcaTGCTCTACGagccactgcagcagcagcagcagcagcagcagcaactgggtGCAATGGGTCAGCTGCTGCGCACGGCCAAGCTGAAGACCTACGAGAAGATCAAGCACAATCTGTTGAGCGCACACGGCCAGCACAGTTTTcaattgaacaacaacaatcgcacGCTGCAAACGATAATCGAAAGCGAACACGATGTAGCCGCCGCTGGACCGGCTGGTCACTATCATCTAATCGAcgagaagcaacagcagcagctacggGAGCAGCAGAAGGAGGAGAAGGAAAAGGAACAACCGACAGTTAAGCCGCTCGCCAAGCGAATTGAGTTCTTCGAGCAGCAGCCCAAACTGGAGGTCTTTAGCATCTATCGCATAGAtgagccgcagctgcagcaggcgcCGCACAAGCTGGAGCAGCTGAAGCAACACGAAGCTGGCCCTTTGTTGCTCAAGCACGACTCCCACACGCTGACGATCATCCTGTCGTGCGTGTTCATAGCCACATTCCTGTGGCTG AATCTAATTTGCTGCGCTGCCGATGTGCTCGAGGGCAAAGGTGCCGTCCAGGTGTCCATCACGGTGGGTGAACTCTTCCGGCTGCATGGCAGCGGCCTGGTCTGtggcggcagtggcagcagcagcggcgcagccacgcccacaaaatCACCGACCAGAACAACACGTGCCACATTGTCGCCCACGCCCCTAGTCTAG
- the Lrch gene encoding leucine-rich repeat and calponin homology domain-containing protein isoform X2, which yields MAATVYKRLHSASIGGGGVGSSLIASTTSPGTMGGSSPMLGHSQLTRSLERILEEAHLSGELILTNRKLKDFPKTGTKYSLTDTVIADLSRNRFCELPEEITTFAFLETLMLYHNAIRSIPESVKQLSSLTYLDLRSNQLGSLPREICFLPLQVLLVSHNRLAALPDELGRLDQTLTDLDASYNQLAALPVRLGELRTLRSLSLRSNQLLYLPREVTCLSLVSLDVSNNRIASLPQEIRHMSTLVELQLENNPLTSPPASLCMRGLVHVFKFLETQATKEEKGARAGGNYDGYTTLRRAPRHNSSGNMLETTTSQRHAGRHQIDSGYSTSDGLDKRWSHDAPGKSKTDSPLHCATLPRTLPSAGSGQPQSQQQQLSADLMDASLTSSTSTIVDESLTLSAGVSPMASPCKRSTSSATEHISYVHSNSSSNGSSPDQDDDLMLDHQERSVNGSNGKLNKSLSNIQTYKEYKDALKQQRNQEISSVYKQRHPNANSSPNEEELPRLSNGQSATATATLPKSIMKQPSSNGHNGNGNGIDDVVIPKKPIQKVIPSRNTELMSSLALKSSPPTSSIDPNEANCAGYVKPHSPMKNGLGVLTNSNSNSNNNGCTAKFSTSNGGATGSSTGLVKSPVSATSKLGNVKTHRSVTWNHDIPAEKLSFTMRREFDRQREETELMSQLRSIIETRLKMTLPEDIASALTDGVILCHLANYVRPRSVASIHVPSPGVNKLSMARCRRNVDNFLEACRRIGVDEELICSCADVVPQQQSEHPRADDDYDADVYVADKDNSNSCSGSSSSSSNNNNIDTNAGRKRWQVPNAVALLRTVAALIALDANPHHQHMRYLQQQEELQLKLQQLQQHQEQLTAHNSCTKQPVQMLQQQKQQQQQLDNVLYENCEFGNGKEAHMSDDATATCMLYEPLQQQQQQQQQLGAMGQLLRTAKLKTYEKIKHNLLSAHGQHSFQLNNNNRTLQTIIESEHDVAAAGPAGHYHLIDEKQQQQLREQQKEEKEKEQPTVKPLAKRIEFFEQQPKLEVFSIYRIDEPQLQQAPHKLEQLKQHEAGPLLLKHDSHTLTIILSCVFIATFLWLVFFPLPG from the exons ATCTGTCTCGAAATAGATTCTGTGAGCTGCCCGAGGAGATCACAACGTTTGCGTTTCTGGAGACGCTGATGCTCTACCACAATGCGATACGCAGCATACCGGAATCCGTGAAACAGCTCTCCTCGCTGACGTATCTGGATCTGCGCAGCAATCAGCTGGGCTCACTGCCGCGTGAGATCTGCTTCCTGCCGCTGCAAGTGCTCCTGGTCTCCCACAATCGGCTGGCCGCGTTGCCCGACGAGCTGGGCCGCTTGGATCAGACGCTGACCGATCTGGATGCCTCCTACAATCAGCTGGCCGCGCTGCCCGTTCGTCTCGGCGAGCTGCGCACCCTGCGCTCCCTTTCGCTGCGCAGCAACCAGTTGCTGTATCTGCCGCGCGAGGTCACCTGCCTGAGCCTCGTCTCGCTAGACGTGAGCAACAATCGTATCGCCAGCCTGCCCCAGGAGATACGACACATGAGCACATTGGTGGAACTGCAGCTGGAGAATAATCCACTCACCTCGCCGCCGGCAAGC CTCTGTATGCGCGGCCTGGTGCACGTGTTCAAGTTTCTGGAGACGCAGGCGACCAAGGAGGAGAAGGGTGCTCGAGCAGGCGGCAATTATGATGGGTACACGACGCTGCGACGTGCACCGCGTCACAATTCCAGCGGCAACATGTTGGAAACGACGACCAGCCAACGGCATGCCGGACGCCATCAGATCGACTCCGGCTACAGCACCAGCGATGGGCTGGACAAGCGCTGGTCCCACGATGCGCCCGGCAAGTCCAAGACGGACTCGCCGCTACACTGTGCGACGCTGCCGCGCACGCTGCCCTCTGCGGGCAGCGGTCAGccacagtcgcagcagcagcagctaagcgCGGATCTGATGGATGCATCGCTTACCTCCAGCACCAGCACGATTGTGGACGAGAGTCTGACGCTGAGTGCGGGCGTTTCGCCCATGGCCTCGCCCTGCAAGCGATCCACTTCGTCCGCTACGGAGCACATCAGCTATGTGCACTCGAACAGCTCCAGCAATGGCTCGTCGCCGGACCAGGACGATGATCTGATGCTGGACCATCAGGAGCGCAGCGTAAACGGCAGCAATGGCAAGCTGAACAAAAGTCTCAGCAACATACAGACCTACAA GGAGTACAAGGACGCGCTGAAGCAACAGCGCAATCAGGAGATTAGCAGCGTCTACAAGCAGAGGCATCCCAATGCCAATTCCAGTCCCAACGAGGAGGAGCTGCCGCGCCTATCCAACGGCCAATCGGCCACGGCCACCGCCACGCTGCCAAAGTCCATCATGAAACAGCCCAGCAGCAACGGCCACAACGGCAACGGGAATGGCATTGACGATGTTGTGATACCAAAGAAACCCATACAGAAGGTGATTCCATCACGCAACACAGAGCTGATGTCATCGCTGGCATTGAAGTCGTCGCCCCCAACCTCATCCATAGACCCAAATGAGGCCAATTGTGCGGGCTATGTGAAGCCCCACAGTCCCATGAAGAATGGCCTTGGAGTGctcaccaacagcaacagcaacagtaacaacaacggCTGCACCGCCAAATTTAGCACTTCCAATGGTGGTGCCACCGGCAGCTCCACCGGGCTGGTTAAGTCGCCCGTGAGCGCCACTAGCAAACTGGGCAATGTGAAGACGCATCGCAGTGTTACTTGGAATCATGATATACCTGCCGAGAAGCTGAGCTTCACCATGCGACGCGAGTTCGATCGTCAGCGCGAGGAGACGGAGCTCATGTCCCAGCTGCGTAGC aTCATTGAAACACGCCTGAAGATGACGCTCCCTGAGGATATCGCATCGGCACTCACAGACGGCGTCATACTCTGCCATTTGGCCAACTATGTGCGTCCGCGGTCTGTGGCCAGCATCCATGTGCCGTCGCCCGGTGTG AACAAATTGTCAATGGCGCGCTGTCGACGCAATGTGGACAACTTCTTGGAGGCCTGTCGTCGCATTGGCGTGGATGAG GAGTTGATTTGCTCCTGTGCAGATGTTGTGCCACAGCAACAAAGCGAACATCCACGCGCGGATGACGACTATGACGCTGATGTGTATGTCGCTGATaaagacaacagcaacagttgcagcggcagcagcagcagcagcagcaacaacaataacattgaTACAAATGCTGGCCGCAAGCGCTGGCAAGTGCCAAACGCAGTCGCCCTGCTGCGCACTGTGGCCGCTTTGATTGCCCTGGATGCGAATCCACATCATCAGCATATGCGCTACCTGCAACAGCAGGAAGAGTTGCAGctgaagctgcagcagctgcaacagcatcaAGAGCAATTAACTGCACATAACTCCTGCACCAAACAGCCAGTACAGatgttgcagcaacaaaaacaacaacaacagcagctagaTAATGTATTATATGAGAATTGTGAGTTTGGGAATGGCAAGGAAGCGCATATGTCTGAtgatgcaacagcaacatgcaTGCTCTACGagccactgcagcagcagcagcagcagcagcagcaactgggtGCAATGGGTCAGCTGCTGCGCACGGCCAAGCTGAAGACCTACGAGAAGATCAAGCACAATCTGTTGAGCGCACACGGCCAGCACAGTTTTcaattgaacaacaacaatcgcacGCTGCAAACGATAATCGAAAGCGAACACGATGTAGCCGCCGCTGGACCGGCTGGTCACTATCATCTAATCGAcgagaagcaacagcagcagctacggGAGCAGCAGAAGGAGGAGAAGGAAAAGGAACAACCGACAGTTAAGCCGCTCGCCAAGCGAATTGAGTTCTTCGAGCAGCAGCCCAAACTGGAGGTCTTTAGCATCTATCGCATAGAtgagccgcagctgcagcaggcgcCGCACAAGCTGGAGCAGCTGAAGCAACACGAAGCTGGCCCTTTGTTGCTCAAGCACGACTCCCACACGCTGACGATCATCCTGTCGTGCGTGTTCATAGCCACATTCCTGTGGCTGGTCTTCTTTCCGTTGCCCGGTTAG